The DNA segment GGAGCCAGGGTTTCACCGCCACAAGATTGGGATTGCAAGGGAGCAAAAGGGTCACGCACCGGGAGAGTGACTTCACCGCCGTCAGCAGCTTCGTTTGTTTGGGTCAGCAATAGAGACACTGCGAGGCCGTTTTCAGTCGCATGAAAATTGAGGTCGCTGTACGCCGGATGCCACTGGCGCTGTTGTAATACTTGAAGAAAATGCATCAGTGCGCCAAACGAACCGTGCAGCTGAAGTTCGCCTTGCCCATCAGGTGCGGGCGACCAGCGTACCAGCGCGGTCTGCGAAGCCTTCAGTGGCGGCGCAAATTGCTGGTCCAGTGGCAGGATGTCATTTTCGACCACTGAATTTTCTTTCAGCATATGCTGCAAACGCGACAGCGGCGCGCCTCGCAGTAAGGCAACCTGCGCATGAGTGACTACCTGCCGGCTCTCATTTATCTGCTGCTCCAGCTCTGTCTGTTGCAGCCAGATACTCCGGAAAAGCCACTGATATATTACCAGCGCGATAAGCGTTATCGCGCCCGTCAGCATCGTAGCTAACTGCCCGCCCGATTTTTGCATCAGCGGCTCAAGCCGCTGCAAAAGTAAGTGATTCACGGTAACGCTCCCTGTTCAGGTGGCTGACGCAGTTGCATCTTCAGCACAAAGCTCAGCAACACACCGGAATGCTGCCGTACATCGGTCAAAGTGACATCCCGGAGTAAATCACTTGCCGCCAGCGTGTCGCGAAAAGCCAGTATGTCGTGGTAAAACCGCCCTTCGCCGGTGAGCGTCAGCTGGTTCTGAAGTTCAACCAGCTCGTTCAGCCGCACCTCCTCGGGTATTTTTTCTGCCAGCAATGTCAGCATTTGCACGGAGTCCCTGCTTCGCTGCGCCCGCTGCTGGCTAAGCAGACGCTGCGCCCGCA comes from the Enterobacteriaceae bacterium Kacie_13 genome and includes:
- a CDS encoding fimbrial assembly protein translates to MLQVNLLPWRKVHRQQRMRFWLTVSVCLPTLLLLSMLGCVVFLAQQLTLLEQHLAALKLASQALSLQQKRVETASAQVKILRAQRLLSQQRAQRSRDSVQMLTLLAEKIPEEVRLNELVELQNQLTLTGEGRFYHDILAFRDTLAASDLLRDVTLTDVRQHSGVLLSFVLKMQLRQPPEQGALP
- a CDS encoding pilus assembly protein PilO codes for the protein MNHLLLQRLEPLMQKSGGQLATMLTGAITLIALVIYQWLFRSIWLQQTELEQQINESRQVVTHAQVALLRGAPLSRLQHMLKENSVVENDILPLDQQFAPPLKASQTALVRWSPAPDGQGELQLHGSFGALMHFLQVLQQRQWHPAYSDLNFHATENGLAVSLLLTQTNEAADGGEVTLPVRDPFAPLQSQSCGGETLAPAWSLGGITQSEGQQFGWLLSPDGRWNKVETGTQIGTPLWTVALLDASQVELSISDARCGEQRQTLRFGHSTISPENGKQ